A portion of the Marinobacter alexandrii genome contains these proteins:
- a CDS encoding RNA polymerase sigma factor, whose product MKTEAELIERILAGEWRNFAILVDKYEAKVYSYVHYLMGNKEDAEEVVQDTFVKAYRSLSQFRGEAAFSTWLIRIAYFGCLTRFRLKVHDKVSIEKAETSHAAGEDGPSRKLDLDDRSAILAKALDQLKPDERSVVTLFYYSESSIKEISEVTDLTISNVKILLHRSRKKLLEILKEMGVKENTL is encoded by the coding sequence ATGAAGACCGAAGCTGAACTTATCGAACGAATCCTGGCTGGAGAGTGGCGCAACTTTGCGATCCTGGTGGATAAGTATGAAGCTAAAGTGTATAGTTATGTTCATTACCTGATGGGAAACAAAGAGGATGCTGAGGAGGTCGTACAGGATACTTTTGTGAAGGCGTATCGCTCATTGAGTCAATTTCGGGGTGAGGCAGCTTTTTCTACCTGGCTTATCCGTATTGCATATTTTGGATGCTTGACAAGGTTTCGGCTAAAGGTGCATGATAAAGTATCAATAGAGAAAGCTGAAACTTCTCATGCAGCAGGAGAGGATGGCCCATCAAGAAAATTGGATTTGGATGATCGAAGTGCCATTCTGGCGAAAGCATTGGATCAACTCAAACCGGATGAAAGATCTGTAGTAACTTTATTTTATTATAGTGAATCATCCATCAAGGAGATTTCAGAAGTAACAGATTTGACAATTTCCAATGTGAAAATTTTGCTACATAGAAGTAGAAAGAAGCTATTGGAGATTTTAAAAGAAATGGGAGTTAAAGAAAATACACTATAG
- a CDS encoding DUF6249 domain-containing protein → MEPLIVFLALFGTVFGIAYVFLTTRNKERLALIEKGVDASLFATKGVKFSIAKFILNIALLFMGIGTGVFIGNYLAISLRMDEDVLIPSMLFIFGGLGLVVGFFITRSLEKSEE, encoded by the coding sequence ATGGAACCTCTTATAGTATTCTTAGCGCTCTTCGGTACAGTCTTCGGAATAGCGTATGTATTTCTGACCACCCGAAACAAGGAGCGCCTCGCACTCATTGAAAAAGGAGTAGACGCTTCATTGTTTGCTACCAAGGGAGTGAAATTCTCAATAGCCAAGTTCATCCTCAACATCGCCTTACTCTTTATGGGCATAGGAACAGGTGTATTCATTGGTAATTATCTGGCCATATCGCTACGTATGGATGAAGATGTTTTGATCCCATCCATGTTGTTCATTTTTGGAGGGCTAGGTTTGGTTGTAGGCTTTTTCATTACTAGAAGCTTAGAAAAAAGCGAAGAGTAA
- a CDS encoding GIY-YIG nuclease family protein, translated as MPYKEYYVYILTNYSKTVLYTGMTNDIERRIFEHKQKLDPKSFTRKYQVDQLMWFETHNDVNEAIKREKLIKKWKRQWKVELIEKENPKWEDLSKNWS; from the coding sequence ATGCCATACAAAGAATACTACGTTTATATTCTCACAAATTATTCTAAGACAGTACTTTATACCGGAATGACCAATGACATTGAACGGAGAATATTTGAGCATAAACAAAAACTAGATCCCAAATCTTTTACAAGAAAATATCAAGTGGATCAACTTATGTGGTTTGAGACTCATAATGACGTAAACGAAGCAATCAAAAGAGAAAAACTGATCAAGAAATGGAAGCGACAATGGAAAGTTGAGCTTATTGAGAAAGAAAATCCAAAGTGGGAAGATTTATCTAAGAATTGGTCTTGA
- the hrpB gene encoding ATP-dependent helicase HrpB, whose amino-acid sequence MSFDPKSIDLPIVDVIDDVKHHLSSSSTLIVHAPPGAGKSTLLPLALIEEAWLEGQKIIMLEPRRLAAKSIAMRMAELIGEEAGETIGYRIRFETRVSEQTKIEVVTEGILTRMLHGDNSLEGIGLVIFDEFHERSIHADVALALCRESQQVLRSDLKIMVMSATLDMPQLTSALKAEVVESKGRQYPVEVFHAGDQDMMMIAEMTANVIVKATKDHEGDVLAFFPGQGEITKCEGILRSKLKGFALHPLYGQLPYGKQKAAILPNRDGKRKVVLATNIAETSLTIEGIKIVVDTGFGRTMKWDPKAGLSRLETIQISKDSADQRAGRAGRLSAGVCYRMWSKATDERLQPHRIPEIMEADLASLALDLAQWGITDPNQLTWLSPPPRGAWMAALDTLHQLDALEDGKITEHGKNMHALPCHPRLAHMLIMAEEEDLVALAADIAAMLEERDPLGREAGIDINTRIEVLRTHRRENRKGGRFDRIEKVSASYRKLFDEEPDNDEFDPYETGLLLTHAFPERIAFARPGNNAQFKLANGRIASAGHKDDLAHESWLAIANLDARDGMGKIFMASPLNPKDLASRVKEIEVVEWDTEDGGLVATKDLRIGSIVLKSVPLADSDPSHLQQAIVDAIKKEGRTLLDWNEDVEQLQNRILSLRKWRPSEAWPDLSTDTLSMTNGEWLSPYLNDIKKPQDLKKINLYAVLFNSLEYDMQQRVNKLAPSKIEVPSGSSIKIMYRDNGEAPVLAARVQELFGMAETPTVNAGKQSLLIHLLSPGFKPVQVTADLKNFWNETYFEVRKELKRRYPKHSWPDDPWTAEAVRGVKRQERS is encoded by the coding sequence ATGTCCTTCGATCCAAAATCCATTGATCTTCCTATAGTAGATGTTATTGATGATGTAAAGCATCACCTGTCGTCATCTTCCACCTTGATTGTACATGCTCCTCCAGGAGCAGGAAAGAGCACGTTGCTGCCATTGGCTTTGATCGAGGAAGCATGGCTTGAAGGTCAAAAAATTATTATGCTGGAACCTCGTCGGTTGGCAGCCAAATCCATTGCCATGCGGATGGCCGAACTGATAGGAGAGGAGGCAGGAGAGACCATTGGCTATCGCATTCGGTTCGAAACAAGGGTGAGTGAGCAGACGAAGATTGAGGTGGTAACCGAAGGGATTCTTACGCGCATGCTACATGGAGATAATTCTTTGGAAGGAATAGGGCTGGTGATCTTCGATGAATTTCATGAACGAAGTATTCATGCCGATGTAGCACTCGCACTTTGTAGAGAATCGCAGCAGGTACTACGATCAGATCTTAAGATTATGGTAATGTCTGCAACTCTGGATATGCCTCAGCTTACAAGCGCACTTAAAGCAGAAGTAGTAGAGAGTAAGGGGCGGCAATATCCGGTAGAAGTATTTCATGCGGGTGATCAAGACATGATGATGATTGCCGAGATGACAGCCAATGTGATTGTAAAGGCCACAAAAGATCATGAAGGAGATGTGCTAGCATTTTTTCCAGGGCAAGGGGAGATTACCAAATGTGAAGGAATCCTTCGGTCTAAGCTGAAAGGGTTTGCGTTGCATCCACTATATGGCCAACTTCCATATGGCAAGCAGAAGGCAGCCATTCTCCCGAATCGAGATGGCAAGCGAAAAGTGGTGTTAGCTACAAACATTGCTGAAACTAGTTTAACGATTGAGGGAATCAAGATTGTAGTGGATACAGGTTTTGGTAGAACAATGAAATGGGATCCCAAAGCAGGGTTGTCTCGGTTAGAGACCATTCAGATATCAAAAGATTCTGCTGATCAGCGAGCGGGACGAGCGGGACGATTAAGTGCTGGTGTATGCTATCGGATGTGGTCCAAAGCGACTGATGAACGATTGCAACCTCATCGTATTCCAGAAATCATGGAGGCGGACCTTGCATCATTAGCATTAGATCTTGCACAATGGGGCATCACTGATCCCAATCAATTAACATGGCTGAGTCCACCACCAAGAGGAGCGTGGATGGCTGCTCTAGACACCTTGCACCAGCTAGATGCACTAGAGGATGGAAAAATCACGGAGCATGGCAAAAACATGCATGCTTTGCCGTGCCATCCAAGACTAGCACATATGCTGATTATGGCAGAGGAGGAAGATTTGGTTGCGCTAGCGGCTGATATAGCAGCAATGTTGGAAGAGCGAGACCCATTGGGAAGAGAAGCAGGTATTGATATCAATACGCGCATAGAAGTTTTACGTACGCACCGTAGAGAGAATAGAAAAGGAGGAAGATTTGATCGGATAGAAAAGGTGTCTGCTTCTTATCGAAAACTGTTTGATGAAGAACCAGATAACGACGAGTTTGATCCTTATGAAACAGGCCTCCTATTGACCCATGCATTTCCTGAGCGCATCGCCTTTGCTCGACCAGGCAACAATGCTCAGTTTAAGCTAGCGAATGGACGCATAGCTTCAGCAGGGCACAAGGATGATCTGGCACATGAATCATGGCTAGCGATTGCCAACTTGGATGCGAGAGATGGCATGGGCAAAATTTTTATGGCCTCTCCTCTCAATCCGAAAGATTTGGCTTCTCGTGTCAAAGAGATAGAAGTAGTCGAATGGGATACCGAAGATGGAGGCCTGGTTGCCACGAAAGACCTAAGAATTGGAAGTATTGTATTGAAATCTGTCCCGCTTGCGGATTCCGATCCATCGCACTTGCAGCAAGCAATAGTAGATGCAATCAAAAAAGAAGGGCGCACACTTTTGGATTGGAATGAAGATGTGGAACAGCTACAGAATCGAATTTTAAGTTTGCGAAAATGGAGGCCATCTGAGGCCTGGCCAGACCTGAGTACAGATACGTTATCAATGACCAATGGAGAATGGCTTTCACCATACCTGAATGATATCAAAAAGCCACAGGATTTGAAGAAAATCAACCTGTATGCAGTGCTCTTCAATTCGCTTGAGTATGATATGCAGCAACGTGTGAATAAGTTAGCCCCATCCAAGATAGAAGTACCGAGTGGTTCATCGATCAAGATCATGTATCGGGACAATGGTGAAGCACCGGTCTTAGCTGCTCGAGTACAGGAGCTATTTGGCATGGCAGAAACACCAACAGTTAATGCAGGGAAACAATCGTTATTGATTCACTTGCTTTCCCCAGGATTCAAGCCTGTGCAGGTTACCGCTGATCTTAAAAACTTCTGGAATGAGACGTATTTTGAAGTACGCAAAGAACTGAAAAGACGCTATCCGAAACACTCTTGGCCCGATGACCCATGGACAGCTGAGGCAGTGAGAGGTGTGAAGCGACAAGAGCGCAGCTAA
- a CDS encoding serine hydrolase — MRNFTIILLLNVASVLTSCGQNSSLEGSGFVPTEGITVPIHKSNLGKIIFTSEVIPLDKYKESDFLSSFEIEEDSEFYIRAFFGNSLTNYLHELDTTLSAEQLTKKGNYQLSFYVDGDLIYTENVNTGAGSPKYKNKNTTLHVPLLSQINTDFWSRFLWMRFYYKNGGEAALETGTHLLKIEIRPYLKNDEIIVGDIIAEGEINLKLAEPEKVSEEQIAIQPIEKNNDWEPSSDSYDEEKIRELNQKIAQNKFKDITSVVVVKGGKLLIEEYFNGANRNTLHDTRSVGKSFASTITGIAIEEGYLKSTDQTLNEFYDLTKFDNYSTQKDLVTLKSLLTMSSGFDGSDSNYDSPGNEDNIQSTDNWMESTLNLSMDNTRKVGEQWDYFTAGVMVLGDIIEKSVPGGLEKFADKKLFEPLGISNYKWFYTPQNVPYTGGGLEMNSLDFAKYGQLYKNDGVWNGKQILPSQWVTKTMTNYFPEIPDQPGYGFLFWNQIFSVNGKSYEAFLCNGNGGNKVIVFKDQPLVIIITATAYNQAYQSQVENMLQNYILPAVLEQ, encoded by the coding sequence ATGAGAAATTTCACAATTATTCTACTGCTAAATGTAGCCTCTGTATTAACATCATGCGGTCAAAATTCATCTCTTGAAGGATCAGGTTTTGTTCCAACGGAAGGGATTACAGTCCCTATACACAAGTCAAACCTTGGTAAAATCATTTTCACGTCTGAGGTGATCCCTTTAGATAAATACAAGGAGAGTGATTTTCTATCTTCTTTTGAAATCGAAGAAGATAGCGAATTCTACATTAGAGCATTTTTTGGTAATTCATTGACCAATTACCTGCATGAACTAGACACTACTCTATCAGCGGAGCAATTGACGAAAAAAGGTAATTATCAGCTTTCGTTCTATGTAGATGGCGATCTCATTTATACTGAGAACGTCAATACAGGAGCTGGTTCGCCTAAATACAAAAATAAAAACACAACCTTGCATGTCCCATTATTAAGTCAGATAAACACGGATTTTTGGAGTCGGTTTTTATGGATGCGTTTTTACTATAAAAATGGTGGTGAAGCTGCATTAGAAACAGGAACACATCTTCTCAAAATAGAAATACGTCCATACCTGAAAAATGACGAAATCATTGTTGGTGACATTATTGCTGAAGGTGAAATCAACTTAAAACTGGCTGAGCCGGAGAAGGTGTCAGAAGAGCAAATAGCTATTCAGCCAATTGAAAAAAATAATGATTGGGAACCATCAAGCGATAGTTATGACGAAGAGAAAATTAGAGAACTCAATCAAAAAATCGCTCAAAATAAATTCAAGGACATCACCAGTGTTGTGGTTGTCAAAGGTGGTAAACTTCTCATTGAGGAATATTTTAATGGTGCAAATCGGAATACGTTACATGATACACGTTCCGTTGGAAAATCTTTTGCGTCTACCATAACAGGTATCGCCATTGAAGAAGGCTATCTTAAAAGTACGGATCAAACACTCAACGAATTTTATGACCTCACCAAGTTTGATAACTATTCAACTCAAAAAGATCTTGTAACATTAAAAAGTCTCTTGACCATGAGTTCGGGATTTGATGGTTCTGACAGTAATTATGATTCGCCTGGAAATGAAGATAACATACAAAGTACCGATAATTGGATGGAGTCCACTTTAAATTTATCTATGGATAATACGAGGAAGGTAGGTGAGCAATGGGATTATTTTACAGCCGGTGTTATGGTTCTTGGTGATATTATAGAAAAATCTGTTCCAGGAGGTTTAGAAAAATTTGCAGATAAAAAATTGTTTGAACCTTTGGGAATCTCTAATTATAAATGGTTCTATACCCCGCAAAATGTACCCTATACTGGAGGAGGGTTAGAAATGAATTCCTTAGATTTTGCTAAGTATGGCCAACTCTACAAAAACGATGGTGTTTGGAATGGGAAACAAATTTTACCATCACAATGGGTAACCAAGACCATGACAAATTATTTTCCAGAAATACCAGATCAACCCGGTTATGGCTTCTTATTCTGGAATCAGATATTTTCTGTGAATGGCAAATCATACGAAGCTTTTCTATGTAATGGCAATGGAGGGAATAAAGTCATTGTTTTCAAAGATCAGCCACTGGTCATTATCATCACGGCTACAGCATACAATCAGGCCTATCAATCACAGGTTGAGAATATGTTACAGAACTACATTCTGCCGGCAGTATTAGAACAATAA
- a CDS encoding helix-turn-helix transcriptional regulator: MKGTNLGELEEIALLVVANLFDNAYGILIKQEIEEKCNRTITISTVHNVLQRLSEKDYLESRYSDPTPERGGKRKLLFRVTKAGQAALRTSRSMRENLWSGIPKVAFD; this comes from the coding sequence ATGAAAGGAACAAACCTTGGAGAGCTAGAAGAGATCGCATTGTTGGTCGTAGCAAATCTATTTGATAACGCCTATGGCATCCTGATCAAGCAAGAAATTGAAGAAAAATGCAATCGTACCATTACGATCAGTACGGTGCATAATGTACTTCAGCGACTCAGTGAAAAGGACTATTTGGAGTCAAGGTATAGCGACCCCACACCAGAACGTGGTGGTAAGCGAAAACTATTGTTTCGAGTGACTAAAGCGGGACAAGCTGCACTCAGGACGTCACGATCCATGCGGGAAAATTTATGGTCGGGAATACCTAAAGTTGCATTCGACTGA